One genomic segment of Blattabacterium sp. (Blaberus giganteus) includes these proteins:
- a CDS encoding DUF1599 domain-containing protein, which yields MNLTDFVIQKCRKLFLEKLKDYGLSWKFFHNYSIIDQILIKTIRIKNIQSKGYQKIKEEKITDTYIDIVNYLIIILIKLDIFFKSNFHEISHNDVILIYNKKLKKIKNYIDCTNKTLDKFSINNIIENISYLKNNKEKILFEELEKFCFEIVVETIFLLKKNF from the coding sequence ATGAATCTTACTGATTTTGTTATTCAAAAATGTAGAAAACTTTTTTTAGAAAAATTAAAAGATTATGGATTATCATGGAAATTTTTTCATAATTATTCTATAATAGATCAAATTTTGATTAAAACAATCCGTATAAAAAATATTCAATCAAAAGGATATCAAAAAATTAAAGAAGAAAAAATAACAGATACGTATATAGATATTGTAAATTATTTAATAATTATTTTAATAAAATTAGATATTTTTTTTAAATCAAATTTTCATGAAATATCACACAATGATGTAATTTTAATCTATAATAAAAAACTAAAAAAAATAAAAAATTATATAGATTGTACAAATAAAACTTTAGATAAATTTTCCATAAATAATATTATAGAAAATATTTCATATTTAAAAAATAATAAAGAAAAAATTTTATTCGAAGAATTAGAAAAGTTTTGTTTTGAAATAGTAGTTGAAACCATTTTTTTGTTAAAAAAAAATTTTTAA
- a CDS encoding polyribonucleotide nucleotidyltransferase: MPDIVKETIHMKDGRTIIIETGRLAKQADGSVIVRVKNTMLLATVVVSNEKKNETNFLPLTVDYREKYSAGGKIPGGFIKREGRPSDEEILTMRLVDRVLRPTFPDCFNREIQIMISLLSYDKTVLPDGLAGLAASTALSIAGIPFDGPISEVRIIRLNGKFIINPSLDQLKEADIDLIVGASNHSIIMIEGEMKEIKENEFLETIITAHQAIKPQIEAQIRLVDKLSKNRIIFVENKESINSYQENKILKKELFIFSYEKIEKIYKNFLNKKTRSIQEKIVLNDFKKKFLTEEKIEEKKVIIDHFFEEIIKKITRNLILKKGVRLDGRNNKEIRTISSFVDYLPGVHGSALFSRGETQSLTTVTLGSSLDANRIDNVIMENQEKFYLHYNFPPFSTGEIRSIRGVSRREVGHGNLAQRALKNIIPNNPYTIRVVSDILESNGSSSMATVCAASLALMDAGIPIKNPVSGIAMGLFMEKEKKVIVSDIMGEEDHFGDLDFKITGTKFGMTACQMDVKKMQGVTYDLLNQILMQALEGRLFILKKMLETLPKYRKKMKPNTPKIYTFNIPKDFIGLVIGPGGKVIQEIQSYTNTNILIEEKGDLGYIEIIGKDDEKIEKAINRIKKIAFVPELGKVYKAKVKSIKDFGAFVEISKGVEGLLHISEIGWKRLNNIEEELHIGDIIDVKFMGMDEKNKKMKLSRKILLPRPGKKNEQKEKKI; the protein is encoded by the coding sequence ATGCCAGATATAGTAAAAGAAACCATACATATGAAAGATGGTCGTACTATTATTATAGAAACAGGAAGATTAGCAAAACAAGCCGATGGATCAGTTATAGTACGTGTCAAAAATACAATGCTTTTGGCTACTGTGGTCGTTTCCAATGAAAAAAAAAACGAAACAAATTTTTTGCCTTTAACAGTGGATTATAGAGAAAAATATTCTGCAGGAGGTAAAATTCCTGGAGGGTTTATAAAAAGAGAAGGAAGACCTTCTGATGAAGAAATTTTGACAATGAGATTAGTTGATCGTGTTTTAAGGCCAACATTTCCAGATTGTTTTAATAGAGAAATACAAATTATGATTTCGTTACTTTCATATGACAAAACGGTTTTACCAGATGGTCTAGCTGGATTGGCCGCGTCAACAGCTTTATCAATAGCAGGAATTCCTTTTGATGGACCGATATCAGAAGTACGTATTATACGTTTAAACGGAAAATTTATTATTAATCCTAGTTTAGATCAGTTAAAAGAAGCGGATATAGATTTGATAGTAGGAGCTTCCAATCATTCTATTATTATGATAGAAGGAGAAATGAAAGAAATAAAAGAAAATGAATTTTTAGAAACAATAATTACAGCTCATCAAGCTATAAAACCACAAATAGAAGCTCAAATTCGTTTGGTTGATAAATTATCGAAAAATCGTATAATTTTCGTTGAAAATAAAGAATCAATAAATTCTTATCAAGAAAATAAAATATTAAAAAAAGAACTTTTCATATTTTCATATGAAAAAATTGAAAAAATTTATAAAAATTTTTTAAATAAAAAAACTAGATCTATTCAAGAAAAGATTGTATTAAATGATTTTAAAAAAAAGTTTTTAACAGAAGAAAAAATAGAGGAAAAAAAAGTTATTATTGACCATTTTTTTGAGGAAATTATAAAAAAAATAACTAGAAATTTAATTTTAAAGAAAGGAGTCCGATTGGATGGGAGAAATAATAAAGAAATACGTACAATATCTAGTTTCGTTGATTACTTACCTGGAGTACATGGTTCTGCATTATTTTCAAGAGGAGAAACTCAGTCTTTAACTACCGTCACGTTAGGATCGTCATTAGATGCAAATAGGATTGATAATGTTATTATGGAAAATCAGGAGAAATTTTATTTACATTATAATTTTCCACCTTTTTCTACAGGAGAAATTCGTTCTATTAGAGGAGTTTCTAGACGTGAAGTGGGGCATGGAAATTTAGCTCAACGTGCATTGAAAAATATTATACCTAATAATCCATATACCATTCGTGTTGTTTCGGATATTCTAGAATCTAATGGATCGTCTTCTATGGCTACAGTTTGCGCGGCTAGTTTAGCATTAATGGATGCTGGAATCCCTATAAAAAATCCTGTTTCCGGAATTGCTATGGGATTGTTTATGGAAAAAGAAAAAAAAGTAATCGTATCAGATATAATGGGAGAAGAAGATCATTTTGGAGATTTAGATTTCAAAATAACAGGAACTAAATTTGGAATGACAGCTTGTCAAATGGATGTAAAAAAAATGCAAGGAGTAACATACGATCTTTTGAATCAGATTTTAATGCAAGCTTTAGAAGGTCGTCTTTTTATTTTAAAAAAAATGTTAGAAACTTTACCTAAATATAGGAAAAAAATGAAGCCTAATACTCCAAAAATATATACTTTTAATATTCCTAAAGATTTTATAGGTTTAGTTATAGGCCCTGGTGGAAAAGTTATTCAAGAGATACAATCATATACAAATACAAATATCTTAATTGAAGAAAAAGGAGACTTGGGTTACATTGAGATCATCGGAAAAGATGATGAAAAAATAGAGAAAGCTATTAACAGAATTAAAAAAATTGCTTTTGTCCCTGAATTAGGAAAAGTTTATAAAGCAAAAGTAAAATCTATAAAAGATTTTGGTGCTTTTGTGGAAATTTCTAAAGGGGTAGAAGGGTTGTTGCATATTTCAGAGATAGGATGGAAAAGATTAAATAATATAGAAGAAGAATTGCATATAGGAGATATTATTGACGTTAAATTTATGGGGATGGATGAAAAAAATAAAAAAATGAAACTATCTAGAAAAATACTTTTACCTCGTCCTGGTAAAAAAAATGAACAAAAAGAAAAAAAAATATGA
- the murF gene encoding UDP-N-acetylmuramoyl-tripeptide--D-alanyl-D-alanine ligase, producing MNIQNIYQLYSISSGIEINSKKVKKGSIFVALKGKNFDGNQFAYEAILNGALLSIVDNKKYVFCKKIIYVYNTLYFLHELAIYHRYRFHHIPIIAITGSNGKTTTKELTTAILSKKYKKKVHCTKNNLNNHIGVPLTILSMPMDTKICVMEIGANHEKEIEKMCDIIRPDYGYISNFGKAHLEGFKNIEGIIRSKLELYDFLKKNKKIVFINGDDPIQLSNSTGMNRYIFSEKHKKKKSDINIKYLWEKNSLKSTLYIKNIKIVSPLIGNYNLYNIASAITIGTYFKVPLKKIKEAVEEYVPSNYRSQILKKNNIKIIIDCYNANPTSMIEALTFLNNIEGVKIVILGDMLELGLFSNDEHEKIISFIKKSNINIAFLIGNIFFNTKKTSYKIKKFINKNKFFECIKKYSIQKTDYILIKGSRKMALESIIDLI from the coding sequence ATGAATATTCAAAATATATATCAATTGTATTCTATTTCTTCTGGTATAGAAATCAACAGTAAAAAAGTTAAAAAAGGATCTATTTTTGTAGCTTTGAAAGGAAAAAATTTTGATGGAAATCAATTTGCATATGAAGCAATTTTAAATGGAGCGTTATTATCTATCGTCGATAATAAAAAATATGTTTTTTGCAAAAAAATTATTTATGTATACAATACATTATATTTTCTACACGAATTAGCAATATATCATAGATATAGATTCCATCATATCCCTATTATCGCTATAACAGGAAGTAATGGAAAAACTACTACAAAAGAGCTAACAACAGCTATTCTTTCTAAGAAATATAAAAAAAAAGTTCATTGTACCAAGAATAATTTAAATAATCATATAGGTGTTCCATTAACTATACTTTCCATGCCCATGGATACAAAAATATGTGTTATGGAAATTGGAGCTAATCATGAAAAAGAAATAGAAAAAATGTGTGATATTATTAGGCCAGATTATGGATATATTTCTAATTTTGGAAAAGCTCATTTAGAAGGATTTAAAAATATAGAAGGAATCATCCGTAGTAAATTAGAGTTATATGATTTTTTAAAGAAAAATAAAAAGATAGTATTTATAAATGGAGATGATCCTATCCAATTATCTAATAGTACGGGAATGAACAGATATATTTTTTCAGAAAAACATAAAAAAAAAAAATCGGATATAAACATTAAATACTTATGGGAAAAAAATAGTCTTAAATCTACTTTATATATTAAAAATATAAAAATTGTTTCTCCTTTAATAGGAAACTATAATTTATATAATATAGCTTCTGCTATAACTATTGGAACGTATTTCAAAGTCCCTTTAAAAAAAATAAAAGAAGCAGTAGAAGAATATGTTCCTAGTAATTATCGTTCTCAAATTTTGAAAAAAAATAATATAAAAATTATTATAGATTGTTATAATGCAAATCCAACTAGTATGATCGAGGCTCTTACCTTTTTAAATAACATAGAAGGAGTAAAAATCGTTATATTAGGAGACATGTTAGAATTAGGATTATTTTCTAACGATGAACATGAAAAAATTATTTCTTTTATAAAAAAAAGTAATATTAATATTGCTTTTCTAATCGGAAATATTTTTTTTAATACTAAAAAAACTTCCTACAAAATCAAAAAATTTATTAACAAAAATAAATTTTTTGAATGTATTAAAAAATATTCTATTCAAAAAACGGATTATATTCTTATCAAAGGATCTAGAAAAATGGCATTGGAAAGTATTATTGATTTAATTTAA
- a CDS encoding dihydrolipoamide acetyltransferase family protein has product MAEIISMPQLSDTMKEGTVIKWNKKIGEKVSEGDILAEIETDKATQDFEIDVSGILLFIGVKEGETTRVNDVLAIIGNEGEDISHIISKLESKKIEQEDQKKNNEKIFISPIAKRMAKKMGISINKIKGSGEYGRIIKKDIEFYEKQNLDKIEAQNTIHSSIRKKIAEHLTYSKFSAPHYYLFSEINADKLIEFRKNLNDKFPLEEKISFNDIIIKAVAQSLKKHPDINVSWNDEKIIIHPHIHIGIAVAIKDGLIVPVIKNADQKSLLQISKEIKDKASRSKLKKIQPEEIENSTFTVSNLGMYGIESFTSIINTPNTSILSVGSIMIRPIVKNYKIDIGNIMKITLSCDHRIIDGAKGSEYIHSLKNFLEDPITILF; this is encoded by the coding sequence ATGGCAGAAATAATATCTATGCCCCAATTAAGTGATACAATGAAAGAAGGAACTGTAATCAAATGGAATAAAAAAATAGGGGAAAAAGTTTCAGAAGGGGATATTTTGGCTGAAATAGAAACTGATAAAGCTACCCAAGATTTTGAGATAGATGTTAGTGGAATTTTACTTTTTATCGGAGTAAAAGAGGGAGAAACCACTCGTGTAAATGATGTATTAGCAATTATAGGAAATGAAGGGGAAGATATCAGTCATATAATTTCTAAATTAGAATCTAAAAAAATAGAACAAGAGGATCAAAAAAAAAATAACGAAAAAATATTTATCTCTCCTATAGCAAAAAGAATGGCAAAAAAAATGGGTATTTCTATAAATAAAATAAAGGGAAGCGGAGAATATGGAAGGATTATTAAAAAAGACATAGAATTTTATGAAAAACAAAACCTAGATAAAATAGAAGCCCAAAATACTATTCATTCTTCTATTAGAAAAAAAATAGCAGAACATTTGACTTATTCCAAATTCTCAGCTCCACATTATTATTTGTTTAGTGAAATTAATGCGGATAAATTAATTGAATTTCGAAAAAATTTAAATGATAAATTTCCCTTAGAAGAAAAAATATCATTCAATGACATCATTATCAAAGCTGTGGCTCAATCTTTAAAAAAACATCCTGATATAAATGTATCATGGAACGATGAAAAAATTATAATACATCCACATATTCATATTGGTATTGCTGTGGCTATAAAAGACGGATTAATTGTACCAGTTATTAAAAATGCAGATCAAAAATCATTGCTACAAATTTCCAAAGAAATTAAGGATAAAGCATCTCGTTCAAAATTAAAAAAAATACAACCGGAAGAAATAGAAAATAGTACTTTCACCGTTTCAAATTTAGGAATGTATGGAATAGAATCTTTTACTTCTATTATAAATACACCTAATACATCTATATTATCTGTAGGATCTATTATGATTCGTCCTATCGTGAAAAATTATAAAATTGATATAGGAAATATCATGAAAATTACATTATCTTGTGATCATCGAATTATAGACGGAGCTAAAGGAAGTGAATATATTCATTCTCTTAAAAATTTTTTAGAAGATCCTATTACTATATTATTTTAA
- a CDS encoding diadenylate cyclase — protein sequence MRKAFFSLLHLLKISFIDILDIFLVTIILFQIYRLVYRTAALNIFYGIIATFIFWKIVEIYQMKLLSIVISAFFKGGFLALIIVFQPEIRKFLLIVGSRIFFKKFIFSIFKKSGVSIKTETIDSIVNACAIFSGDKTGVLIVIQLHQDLKEFIQNGDEMDAKVNISILESIFYKNSPLHDGAVVITGNKIIKTRAILPVSYNKEIPSRLGLRHRAAIGLSEKTDAICLVISEETGYISYIKDQKRTVITNINNLKMKLEEDLL from the coding sequence TTGCGTAAAGCTTTTTTTTCATTATTACATTTATTGAAAATTTCTTTCATTGATATTTTAGATATTTTTTTAGTAACCATTATTCTATTTCAAATATACAGATTGGTTTACAGAACTGCTGCTTTAAATATTTTTTACGGGATCATTGCAACTTTTATTTTCTGGAAAATAGTAGAAATTTATCAAATGAAACTCCTTAGCATAGTTATAAGTGCCTTTTTTAAAGGAGGTTTTTTAGCTTTAATCATTGTATTTCAACCAGAAATTAGAAAATTTTTACTCATAGTAGGAAGCAGGATATTTTTCAAAAAATTTATATTTTCCATTTTTAAAAAATCAGGAGTATCAATTAAAACTGAAACTATAGATAGCATTGTAAATGCTTGTGCTATTTTTTCCGGAGATAAAACAGGAGTTTTAATAGTTATTCAACTACATCAAGATTTAAAAGAATTTATACAAAATGGAGATGAAATGGATGCTAAAGTGAATATTTCTATTTTAGAAAGTATTTTTTATAAAAACAGTCCATTACATGATGGAGCTGTAGTGATTACAGGAAATAAAATAATAAAAACAAGAGCAATTCTTCCTGTTTCTTACAATAAAGAAATTCCATCTCGTTTAGGATTACGACATAGAGCTGCCATTGGTTTATCTGAAAAAACAGATGCTATATGTCTTGTTATATCCGAAGAAACAGGTTACATATCTTATATAAAAGATCAAAAAAGAACTGTTATTACTAACATTAATAATTTAAAAATGAAACTTGAAGAAGATTTACTTTAA
- a CDS encoding DUF475 domain-containing protein, whose product MNIEKYFTEIIHHPLLSISIIVNLFFIESILSIDNAAVLASMIINLKKKDRKKAIKYGIIGAYFFRGLCLLFTSILIKIWWLKPLGGIYLIFIGLNHFLKKNFISNSYKNKKTQNSFWKVLFTIEMMDLAFSIDNIFASVALSENLILIFLGVCIGILSIRLIAQFFVQLMDKFTELKHSAFLVIIILGIKLIFFSKKHIPYSFFFSEKTFSVLTFLVFIFPIFLSWIKKAINKLK is encoded by the coding sequence ATGAATATTGAAAAATATTTTACAGAAATTATTCATCATCCTCTTTTATCTATTTCTATTATAGTAAATTTATTTTTCATAGAAAGTATTTTGTCTATAGATAATGCCGCGGTATTAGCTTCTATGATTATAAATCTTAAAAAAAAAGATAGAAAAAAAGCTATAAAATATGGAATTATCGGTGCTTATTTTTTCCGAGGTTTGTGTCTATTATTTACTTCCATACTAATAAAAATATGGTGGTTAAAACCATTAGGAGGTATTTATTTGATTTTTATAGGATTAAATCATTTTTTGAAAAAAAATTTCATATCAAATAGTTATAAAAATAAAAAAACACAAAATTCTTTTTGGAAAGTTCTTTTCACGATAGAAATGATGGATTTAGCTTTTTCTATTGATAATATTTTTGCTTCTGTTGCTTTATCAGAAAATTTGATATTAATTTTTTTAGGTGTGTGTATAGGAATTCTATCGATAAGATTAATTGCACAGTTTTTTGTCCAATTAATGGATAAATTTACAGAATTAAAACATTCTGCTTTTTTAGTAATTATTATTCTCGGAATCAAGCTCATTTTTTTTTCAAAAAAACATATTCCTTACTCGTTTTTTTTTTCAGAAAAAACATTTTCTGTATTAACTTTTTTAGTATTCATATTTCCCATTTTTTTATCATGGATAAAAAAAGCCATAAATAAATTAAAATAA
- a CDS encoding RNA polymerase sigma factor RpoD/SigA, whose protein sequence is MRQLKITKQVTNRESESLDKYLHEIGKIPLLTPEEEVEYARRAREGDATAIDKLVNANLRFVVSVAKQYQNQGLSLCDLINEGNLGLIKGILRFDETRGFKCISYVVWWIRQAILQAIAEQSRSIRQPTNKLALLNKILKTLAQLEQELQRTPSAREIAEYLDMNEKDVEDSIKNSGRHVSMDAPLIEGEDSNLYDLVRSDESPRPDEHLEKESLRKDIKRILETLSERERRVIILHFGLNGSPPMTLEEVGQFCDLTRERVRQIESIALKRLKHSSRSKILKPYLG, encoded by the coding sequence ATGAGACAACTTAAAATTACTAAACAAGTAACAAATCGTGAATCCGAGTCATTGGATAAGTATCTTCATGAAATAGGTAAAATTCCATTATTAACTCCAGAAGAAGAAGTAGAATACGCTCGTAGAGCAAGAGAAGGGGATGCTACTGCCATAGATAAACTTGTCAACGCCAACTTACGTTTTGTTGTTTCTGTTGCTAAACAATATCAAAATCAGGGATTAAGTTTATGTGATTTAATTAATGAAGGAAATTTAGGTTTGATAAAAGGAATATTACGTTTTGATGAAACAAGAGGATTTAAATGCATTTCCTATGTTGTTTGGTGGATTAGACAAGCAATTTTACAGGCTATTGCTGAACAATCACGTTCTATTAGACAACCTACAAATAAATTAGCTTTATTAAATAAAATACTGAAAACTCTTGCTCAATTAGAGCAAGAATTGCAAAGAACTCCTTCTGCAAGAGAAATTGCAGAATATTTAGATATGAACGAAAAAGATGTAGAAGATTCTATAAAAAATTCAGGAAGACATGTTTCAATGGATGCCCCATTAATAGAAGGAGAAGATTCAAATTTATATGATTTGGTTAGATCTGATGAATCTCCTCGTCCAGATGAACATTTGGAAAAAGAATCTTTACGAAAAGATATAAAAAGAATTTTAGAAACTTTGAGTGAAAGAGAACGTCGTGTTATTATTTTACATTTTGGATTAAATGGATCACCTCCTATGACTTTAGAGGAAGTAGGACAATTTTGCGATTTGACAAGAGAACGTGTTCGACAAATTGAAAGTATAGCTTTAAAAAGATTAAAACATTCTTCTAGAAGTAAAATCTTAAAACCTTATTTAGGATAA
- the folP gene encoding dihydropteroate synthase has protein sequence MIINCAGSLLHLKEPKIMGIVNLTPDSFYDGGKLCSEYKILQHIETLLNEGSDFIDIGGCSTRPGSKSVTEKEEIKRVIKPIRIIIKNFPNIRISIDTFRSEVARIAVEEGVIMINDISGGKFDKNMFPLLGKLKIPYVLNHMIGIPENMQKNTYYHENIITEINNFFSERIYYLKKYGIQDIILDPGFGFGKTLEQNFKLLKHLSLLGFQDYPILVGISRKSMIKFILKTSYEESLNATSIIHTIALLNGSKFLRVHDVKEAVECIKLVQYYKKIL, from the coding sequence ATGATAATTAATTGTGCAGGTTCTTTATTGCATTTAAAAGAACCCAAAATAATGGGAATCGTAAATTTAACTCCTGATTCATTTTATGATGGAGGAAAATTATGTTCTGAATATAAAATATTACAACATATAGAAACTTTATTAAATGAAGGTTCTGATTTTATAGATATTGGAGGTTGTTCTACTAGACCGGGATCCAAATCAGTAACAGAAAAAGAAGAAATTAAAAGAGTCATAAAACCTATTCGTATTATAATAAAAAATTTTCCAAATATTAGAATATCCATAGATACCTTTCGCAGTGAAGTAGCTAGAATAGCAGTAGAAGAAGGCGTCATCATGATAAATGATATATCAGGAGGGAAATTTGATAAAAATATGTTCCCTTTGTTAGGGAAACTTAAAATTCCATATGTATTAAATCATATGATAGGAATTCCTGAAAACATGCAAAAAAATACATATTATCATGAAAATATAATAACAGAAATAAATAATTTTTTTTCTGAAAGAATTTACTATTTAAAAAAATATGGAATTCAAGATATCATTTTAGATCCTGGATTTGGTTTTGGAAAAACACTAGAACAAAATTTTAAATTATTAAAACACTTATCTTTATTAGGATTTCAAGATTATCCAATTTTAGTTGGTATTTCCAGAAAATCCATGATAAAATTTATTTTAAAAACTTCTTACGAAGAATCGTTAAATGCAACTTCCATAATTCATACTATAGCACTTTTAAACGGATCCAAATTTTTACGTGTACATGATGTTAAAGAAGCTGTTGAATGCATTAAATTAGTGCAATATTACAAAAAAATTTTATAA
- the tpiA gene encoding triose-phosphate isomerase yields MRKKVFIANWKMNYDFHETTFFIRNLLKIVFERKINHNKEIILAPSFPFLHISNQILQGTNLNIAAQNIHHKDKGSYTGEVSAYMLKSIGVKNVILGHSERREFFFEENNVLSEKIKIALKYDLNIIFCVGESFYERSNDQQFHIVKHQLKETVFQCSSDKIKSFYIAYEPIWAIGTGKTATFEQAQTMHKFIRNLFLEKYGESISNKISILYGGSLNDINAKDFFYQKDIDGGLIGNSSLKLEKFLKIVQS; encoded by the coding sequence ATGAGAAAAAAGGTTTTCATCGCAAATTGGAAAATGAATTATGATTTTCATGAAACAACTTTTTTTATCAGAAATTTATTAAAAATTGTTTTTGAAAGAAAAATAAATCATAATAAAGAAATTATTTTAGCACCCTCTTTTCCTTTTTTACATATTTCAAATCAGATTTTACAAGGTACAAATTTAAATATTGCGGCTCAAAATATACATCATAAGGATAAAGGTTCCTATACAGGAGAAGTATCAGCTTATATGTTAAAATCTATAGGAGTTAAAAATGTTATATTAGGACATAGTGAACGCAGAGAATTTTTTTTTGAAGAAAATAATGTTTTATCAGAAAAGATAAAAATAGCATTAAAATATGATCTAAATATTATTTTTTGTGTAGGAGAATCGTTTTATGAAAGATCTAATGATCAACAATTTCATATAGTGAAACATCAATTAAAAGAAACTGTTTTTCAATGTTCTTCAGATAAGATAAAATCTTTTTATATCGCATACGAACCTATATGGGCAATTGGAACAGGAAAAACTGCTACATTTGAACAAGCTCAAACTATGCATAAATTTATTCGTAATTTATTTTTAGAAAAATATGGAGAAAGTATTTCTAACAAAATATCTATTTTGTATGGAGGAAGTCTTAATGATATTAATGCAAAAGATTTTTTTTATCAAAAAGATATAGATGGAGGTCTGATAGGAAACTCATCTCTTAAACTTGAAAAATTCTTGAAAATAGTTCAATCATAA
- the pdhA gene encoding pyruvate dehydrogenase (acetyl-transferring) E1 component subunit alpha, with product MKEITTVTYLKWFKDMSFWRKFEDKCRSLYLKQKIRGFLHLYNGQEAIPAGLTHAMDLSKDKIITAYRCHILPISMGVDPKKVMAELLGKKTGTSHGMGGSMHIFSRKHRFYGGHGIVGGQIPLGAGIAFADKYFNRKAVTITIMGDGAVRQGSLHETFNMTMIWKLPVVFICENNKYAMGTSVKRSSNIEEIYNIGKSYDMPSYPVDGMDPEKIAQAAYIAIERARKGEGATFLEIKTYRYRGHSMSDSELYRSKEEVFFYKKKDPILKLKNIIIQNKWETVENLNAIENKVKKEVESCVEFAENSDFPSLEDMYNIVYHEKNYPFLDKVLPS from the coding sequence ATGAAAGAAATTACCACAGTAACCTATCTAAAGTGGTTTAAGGATATGTCTTTTTGGAGAAAATTTGAGGACAAATGTCGTTCTTTATACCTAAAACAAAAAATTAGAGGGTTTTTGCATTTGTATAATGGGCAAGAAGCGATACCTGCTGGATTAACTCATGCAATGGATTTATCTAAGGATAAAATTATAACCGCTTACAGATGTCATATTTTACCTATTTCTATGGGAGTTGATCCAAAAAAAGTAATGGCTGAACTTTTAGGAAAAAAAACAGGAACTTCTCATGGTATGGGTGGATCTATGCATATTTTTAGCAGAAAACATCGTTTTTATGGAGGACATGGAATTGTCGGCGGACAAATCCCGTTAGGAGCAGGAATTGCTTTTGCTGATAAATATTTTAATAGAAAAGCAGTGACTATCACAATTATGGGAGATGGAGCTGTTAGACAAGGTTCTTTACATGAAACGTTTAATATGACTATGATATGGAAACTTCCTGTTGTTTTTATATGTGAAAATAATAAATATGCTATGGGAACTTCCGTAAAAAGAAGTAGCAATATAGAAGAAATTTATAACATAGGGAAATCATATGATATGCCTTCTTATCCTGTTGATGGAATGGATCCAGAAAAAATAGCACAAGCAGCATATATCGCTATAGAAAGAGCTCGAAAAGGAGAAGGTGCTACTTTTTTAGAAATTAAGACATATAGATATAGAGGTCATTCTATGTCTGATTCTGAGTTATATCGTAGTAAAGAAGAAGTTTTTTTTTACAAAAAAAAAGATCCCATTTTAAAACTAAAAAATATTATTATACAAAATAAATGGGAAACTGTAGAAAATTTAAATGCAATAGAAAATAAAGTGAAAAAAGAAGTAGAATCCTGTGTTGAATTTGCAGAAAATTCAGATTTTCCTTCTTTAGAAGATATGTATAATATAGTTTATCACGAAAAAAATTATCCTTTTTTAGACAAAGTTTTACCTTCATAA